From a region of the Propionispora vibrioides genome:
- the rpe gene encoding ribulose-phosphate 3-epimerase produces MIQIAASIMCANQLKLANELDRLAKAKVDMLHCDVMDGSYVDNLAMGPYVLEEIRAYTEIPLDIHLAVFEPERYIPLFAGCKPEYISVHAEATNHLHRALYMIKEMGVKPVVALNPSTPLSAITHVLQEVDMVLVMTVDPGFAGQKFVTSALRKIKALTMLCEERGLKPLIQIDGNINSLTIPAAVKAGANVLVGGTSSIFRGEDADYALLVQQMRDAAQAG; encoded by the coding sequence ATGATTCAGATTGCCGCTTCCATTATGTGTGCCAATCAGTTAAAACTGGCCAATGAATTGGACCGTCTGGCGAAGGCGAAGGTGGACATGCTGCATTGCGATGTCATGGACGGTTCCTATGTAGACAATCTGGCCATGGGACCTTATGTGCTGGAGGAAATCCGGGCCTATACCGAGATTCCGCTGGATATCCATCTGGCGGTATTTGAACCGGAACGCTACATTCCCCTGTTTGCCGGCTGCAAACCGGAATATATTTCGGTCCATGCCGAGGCAACCAATCATTTGCACCGGGCCTTATATATGATTAAAGAAATGGGAGTCAAGCCGGTTGTGGCTTTAAACCCTTCCACACCGTTGTCGGCCATTACCCATGTGCTGCAGGAAGTGGATATGGTACTGGTTATGACGGTTGATCCGGGGTTTGCCGGCCAAAAATTTGTAACCAGTGCATTGCGGAAAATTAAGGCACTTACCATGCTTTGCGAAGAACGGGGGCTTAAGCCGTTGATTCAGATTGACGGCAATATCAATAGTCTGACCATTCCCGCAGCGGTAAAGGCCGGCGCCAATGTTCTGGTTGGCGGAACCTCGTCCATTTTCCGTGGTGAAGATGCCGATTATGCGCTGCTGGTTCAGCAAATGCGTGACGCGGCTCAGGCTGGCTGA